A single genomic interval of Thermosipho japonicus harbors:
- the radA gene encoding DNA repair protein RadA: protein MTKKRTVYVCDNCGYESLKWFGKCPSCGAWDSAKEIKVSEDEKKNAGLSSRIFLLDDSLKIDENKRLKSNDPEIDKLFGGGIVSGQVILLGGEPGVGKSTLSLQLCKMLSKHGKVLYVSGEESIEQIGLRSKRLNVSDSNLYVTTENEIESIFVAINQIKPSFIVFDSIQTIFSNSVDGVPGGILQIKTVVEKIRKLSKEKGIPSLLVAHVNKEGNIAGPKLVEHVVDTVIYFEGEKNTDFRILRVLKNRFGPSGELAIFQMLEEGLKPLKDRVFIEESNMPGNVISCVFEGTRPILVQIQSLVSRDKIATARRIAHGIDVRKLIILGAVIAKHLNLPIDSHDLYLNVSGGLKITDPASDLAIASSILSSLYNTFLGKVVIIGEVGLDGSVRRVRNIKKRIENAKKSGYDRFIIPNVEDINEENIIKVSSLKQLNRIILGSKEELI, encoded by the coding sequence ATGACTAAAAAAAGGACAGTTTATGTTTGTGATAATTGTGGTTATGAATCTTTAAAGTGGTTTGGGAAATGTCCTTCATGTGGTGCATGGGACAGTGCGAAAGAGATTAAAGTTAGTGAAGATGAAAAGAAAAATGCGGGTTTAAGTTCCCGCATTTTTTTGCTTGATGATAGTTTGAAAATTGATGAAAATAAAAGGTTGAAGTCAAATGATCCAGAGATTGATAAGTTGTTTGGTGGAGGAATTGTCTCTGGCCAGGTTATATTGCTTGGTGGTGAACCAGGAGTTGGAAAAAGTACACTTTCATTGCAGTTATGTAAGATGCTTTCAAAACATGGAAAGGTACTTTATGTAAGTGGTGAAGAAAGTATAGAGCAGATTGGTTTAAGATCAAAAAGATTGAATGTTAGTGATTCAAATCTTTATGTTACAACAGAAAATGAAATAGAATCAATCTTTGTTGCTATTAATCAAATAAAACCTTCTTTTATAGTTTTTGATTCTATACAGACTATATTTTCAAATAGTGTAGATGGAGTACCTGGGGGAATTTTGCAGATTAAAACAGTAGTAGAAAAGATAAGAAAGTTATCAAAAGAAAAAGGTATACCTTCACTTTTAGTTGCGCATGTTAATAAAGAGGGAAATATTGCTGGTCCAAAGTTAGTTGAACACGTTGTTGATACAGTTATTTATTTTGAAGGGGAAAAAAATACAGATTTTAGAATTTTAAGGGTTTTAAAAAATAGATTTGGACCAAGTGGAGAGTTAGCAATTTTTCAAATGTTAGAAGAAGGGCTTAAACCATTGAAGGATAGAGTGTTTATTGAGGAAAGTAATATGCCAGGAAATGTTATTTCTTGTGTGTTTGAAGGTACAAGGCCTATTCTTGTTCAAATCCAAAGTCTTGTCTCAAGAGATAAAATTGCTACTGCCAGGAGAATAGCCCATGGTATTGATGTTAGAAAATTGATTATTTTAGGTGCTGTAATTGCAAAACACCTTAATTTACCAATTGATTCTCATGATTTATATTTAAACGTATCTGGTGGATTAAAAATCACAGATCCTGCAAGTGATCTCGCTATTGCATCATCTATTTTATCTTCATTGTATAACACTTTCTTGGGAAAGGTCGTGATAATAGGGGAAGTGGGATTAGATGGAAGTGTTAGAAGGGTAAGAAATATTAAAAAGAGAATTGAAAATGCAAAAAAGTCGGGGTATGATAGGTTTATAATACCAAATGTTGAAGATATAAACGAGGAAAATATTATAAAAGTTTCTTCATTAAAACAATTAAATAGAATAATTCTAGGATCAAAGGAGGAGTTAATATGA
- a CDS encoding ABC transporter permease, whose protein sequence is MRVLEAIFLVFINPLFYKITLTAATPLIFASLGGVYSEITGVVNIALEGIMLMSAFTSVVFTYLSGNVWVGVLMAVISGLAFSWIHAWGSIKWAGNQVVLGTALILIAQGVTGFLMEPIFGKPGQTDFVGKVEELKIPGLSNVPFFGKIFGELSPFVYMAFAAVAFSWWLIYKTKLGLRMRAVGENPEAADTLGINVFGIRYFGVLMSGVWAGLAGAYLSIGEVGHFRELMTGGRGFIALAAMILGKYNPVGAMLASILFGASSAFANQMQSSSLIHVSATVKPLFDMIPFILTIIVVAGFVGKSRAPKADGIPYEKAS, encoded by the coding sequence ATGAGAGTCTTAGAAGCAATTTTCCTTGTTTTTATAAACCCTCTTTTTTATAAAATTACATTAACAGCTGCTACTCCTTTAATCTTTGCATCCCTTGGCGGAGTATATAGTGAAATTACCGGTGTTGTAAATATTGCCCTAGAAGGTATTATGCTTATGAGTGCATTTACTTCTGTCGTGTTTACATATCTATCTGGGAATGTTTGGGTCGGAGTACTAATGGCTGTAATCTCTGGTCTTGCATTTTCGTGGATTCATGCATGGGGAAGTATTAAGTGGGCAGGTAACCAAGTTGTTTTAGGTACTGCTTTAATATTAATAGCTCAAGGTGTTACTGGTTTTTTGATGGAACCAATTTTCGGAAAACCTGGTCAAACCGACTTTGTTGGAAAAGTAGAAGAATTAAAAATTCCCGGATTATCTAATGTACCATTTTTTGGAAAAATATTTGGTGAATTAAGTCCCTTTGTTTATATGGCATTTGCAGCTGTTGCATTTTCCTGGTGGCTAATCTATAAGACTAAACTTGGACTTAGAATGAGGGCAGTTGGTGAAAATCCGGAAGCTGCTGATACGTTGGGAATAAATGTTTTTGGAATAAGATATTTTGGTGTACTAATGAGTGGAGTTTGGGCTGGCCTTGCAGGAGCTTACTTAAGTATTGGTGAAGTTGGTCATTTTAGAGAATTAATGACTGGTGGTAGAGGATTTATAGCACTTGCAGCAATGATTTTAGGTAAATACAATCCTGTAGGAGCAATGCTTGCTAGTATATTATTTGGCGCATCAAGTGCATTTGCAAACCAAATGCAAAGCAGCTCCCTAATTCACGTTTCTGCAACTGTTAAACCATTATTTGACATGATCCCATTCATCCTTACCATTATAGTTGTTGCAGGATTTGTTGGTAAATCTCGTGCACCAAAAGCTGATGGTATTCCATATGAAAAAGCTTCCTAA
- a CDS encoding ATP-dependent Clp protease ATP-binding subunit, whose amino-acid sequence MFDKFSEESAEVFVMAQEEAKELGHSYVGTEHLLLAILKINDNKIKSILENYGITYTKIRNEVISIVGMGMRGFIMSPQMTPRAKRVTELAYEEAKSLGENKIKPIHLFLGILREGEGIAVHILRKMGIDVQMLRRELSGDMPEEDLADFTDFDEEIVTRARQLEGFGINLTAQAIKGELDPVIGRESEIERVMQVLVRRKKNNPVLIGDPGVGKSAIVEGLAQKIVNGEVPEPLKGKTIFSLDVASLVAGTKYRGEFEKRMKKLLQVLKNQKDIILFIDEIHMIVGAGSAEGAVDAANILKPALARGEIKCIGATTPDEYRKFIEKDAALERRFQKIYVQEPTPEMTIRILQGLKPKYEKHHKVKYTDEALEAAVYLSQRYISDHFLPDKAIDVIDEAGARARLKAFVMPKELLSFKEKIEDIKLKKEIAAANQEYEKAAKLKEEENELKEEFNIRYNEWKKNVETSVVVVGVEEIEEVVSNWTGIPLKKLEEGESEKLLKLEDALHNRVVGQEEAVRAIARSIRRARSGLKDPRRPVGVFLFLGPTGVGKTELAKTLAEYLFGDEKALIRFDMSEYMEKFSVSRLIGAPPGYVGYEEGGALTERVRRRPFSVILFDEIEKAHPDVFNLLLQIMDDGRLTDSQGHVVDFRNTIIIMTSNIGGSQIVSGKRSLGFVDSKDNNIEFKEMKEKVIEEVKKTFRPEFLNRIDEVVVFHKLTENHIREIIEILLKDIRKRLSEKGISLELSKSAKDFLVQEGYDPAYGARPLKRAIQRYIEDPLSEELLKGKFKENDTIVCSYENGKIVFKKKRQRKVKVKND is encoded by the coding sequence ATGTTTGACAAGTTTTCTGAAGAGTCCGCAGAAGTTTTTGTAATGGCCCAAGAAGAGGCAAAAGAGCTAGGACATTCATATGTTGGTACAGAGCATTTACTTTTGGCTATTTTGAAAATTAATGATAATAAGATAAAGTCAATATTGGAAAATTATGGAATTACTTATACAAAAATTAGAAACGAGGTAATTTCCATTGTAGGTATGGGAATGCGTGGATTTATAATGTCACCTCAGATGACACCTAGAGCCAAAAGGGTGACGGAGTTAGCATATGAAGAAGCAAAGAGTCTTGGTGAAAATAAAATAAAACCTATTCATTTATTTTTAGGAATTTTAAGAGAAGGTGAAGGAATAGCAGTTCATATTTTAAGAAAAATGGGAATTGATGTTCAGATGTTAAGAAGGGAGTTGTCAGGAGATATGCCTGAAGAGGATTTAGCTGATTTTACAGATTTTGATGAGGAAATAGTGACACGTGCAAGACAATTGGAAGGTTTTGGAATTAATTTAACTGCACAAGCGATAAAAGGTGAACTTGACCCAGTTATTGGAAGAGAAAGTGAAATAGAACGTGTAATGCAAGTTTTAGTTAGGAGAAAGAAAAATAATCCAGTATTAATAGGTGATCCTGGTGTTGGTAAGTCTGCGATTGTTGAGGGACTTGCTCAAAAAATTGTAAACGGTGAAGTTCCAGAACCTTTAAAGGGAAAGACTATTTTTTCATTGGACGTAGCTTCTCTTGTTGCTGGGACAAAGTACCGTGGCGAGTTTGAAAAAAGGATGAAAAAGCTACTTCAGGTATTAAAAAATCAAAAAGATATTATACTTTTCATTGATGAGATACATATGATTGTTGGTGCAGGTTCAGCTGAAGGGGCAGTTGATGCTGCAAATATTTTAAAACCAGCGCTTGCACGTGGAGAGATAAAATGTATAGGTGCTACAACACCTGATGAATATAGAAAGTTTATTGAAAAAGATGCAGCATTGGAAAGAAGATTTCAAAAGATATATGTTCAAGAACCGACACCTGAGATGACTATTAGAATTTTACAGGGTTTAAAACCAAAATATGAAAAACATCATAAAGTAAAATATACTGATGAAGCTTTAGAAGCAGCAGTATATTTGTCACAAAGATATATAAGTGATCACTTTTTGCCGGATAAAGCGATAGATGTGATAGATGAGGCTGGTGCAAGAGCAAGATTGAAAGCATTCGTTATGCCAAAGGAATTGTTGAGTTTTAAAGAAAAGATTGAGGATATAAAGTTGAAAAAGGAAATTGCTGCGGCAAATCAAGAATATGAAAAAGCAGCTAAATTAAAAGAAGAAGAGAATGAGTTAAAAGAGGAATTTAATATTAGATACAATGAGTGGAAAAAGAATGTTGAAACTAGTGTTGTGGTTGTAGGTGTTGAAGAAATTGAAGAAGTAGTTTCAAATTGGACTGGTATTCCGCTTAAGAAACTTGAAGAAGGAGAAAGCGAAAAATTGTTGAAGCTTGAAGATGCTCTTCATAATAGGGTAGTTGGTCAGGAAGAAGCAGTAAGAGCTATTGCTAGATCCATTAGAAGAGCAAGGAGTGGTTTAAAAGATCCTAGAAGACCTGTAGGTGTGTTTTTATTCCTTGGTCCAACTGGAGTTGGAAAAACTGAGCTTGCAAAGACACTTGCTGAGTACCTTTTTGGTGATGAAAAAGCGCTTATTAGATTTGACATGAGCGAATATATGGAAAAATTCTCGGTTTCTAGATTAATTGGAGCTCCTCCAGGATATGTTGGATACGAAGAGGGAGGTGCTCTTACCGAAAGAGTAAGAAGGAGACCTTTCTCGGTAATTTTATTTGATGAAATTGAAAAGGCACATCCAGATGTCTTCAATCTTTTATTACAAATTATGGATGATGGAAGGTTAACCGATTCTCAAGGTCATGTTGTTGACTTTAGAAATACAATCATAATAATGACAAGTAATATTGGTGGATCTCAAATTGTTTCTGGAAAAAGATCCTTAGGATTTGTGGATAGCAAAGATAATAATATTGAATTTAAGGAAATGAAAGAAAAGGTTATTGAAGAAGTAAAGAAAACTTTTAGACCGGAATTTTTGAACAGAATAGATGAAGTAGTTGTATTCCATAAACTTACAGAAAACCATATTAGGGAAATAATAGAGATACTTTTAAAGGATATCAGAAAAAGACTTTCTGAAAAAGGTATTTCGCTTGAGTTAAGTAAAAGTGCAAAAGATTTTTTAGTACAAGAAGGTTACGATCCGGCATATGGAGCAAGGCCTTTAAAACGTGCCATTCAAAGGTATATAGAAGATCCTTTATCGGAAGAATTGTTGAAAGGTAAGTTTAAAGAGAATGACACAATTGTTTGTAGTTATGAAAATGGAAAGATAGTATTTAAAAAGAAAAGACAGAGAAAAGTAAAGGTGAAAAATGACTAA
- a CDS encoding metallophosphoesterase: MWLILSDSHDNLRKAKEIERIIIENNIKKIFHCGDFVAPFILPYFVKEEIEFYGVFGNNDGEKLLLTQKSNGKIKVGPRDFTIDNYRILMMHEPFALEAAKSSNLYDFIFFGHTHEIYTEQTEKTLVINPGESSGWLTGKASVILLEPKSKKWEILYI; encoded by the coding sequence ATGTGGCTAATTTTAAGTGATTCTCACGATAATTTACGCAAAGCTAAAGAAATAGAAAGAATAATAATTGAAAATAACATAAAAAAGATATTTCACTGTGGTGATTTTGTAGCTCCGTTTATTTTACCATACTTTGTAAAAGAAGAAATAGAATTTTATGGAGTATTTGGTAACAATGACGGTGAAAAACTTCTTTTAACACAGAAATCAAATGGAAAAATAAAAGTCGGACCACGTGATTTTACAATAGATAATTACAGAATTTTAATGATGCATGAACCTTTTGCATTAGAAGCAGCAAAATCAAGTAACTTGTATGATTTTATATTTTTTGGACACACACATGAAATATATACTGAACAAACAGAAAAAACATTAGTAATTAACCCAGGAGAATCTTCTGGATGGTTAACTGGAAAAGCCAGTGTAATACTTTTAGAGCCAAAAAGTAAAAAATGGGAAATTCTATATATTTAG
- a CDS encoding ABC transporter permease: protein MNKRFSAILIPIISVLIALAISTVIILLIGKNPLTAYSALIRGSFGSKQAIADTIIKTTPLILTGLAVGFGFRAGVFNIGAEGQMVMGALIAAAFAGNFGFLPPIIAIPLTILIAMAVGAGYAAIAGFLKAKTGAHEVVTTIMLNWIATYFASYMVTGPLKVGSGTPKSPEIANSAQLPILMKVGAIEVSAGIIIAVVAAIFMYILLNKSTTGYEIKAVGFNPYAAEYGGISVSKNIILAMAISGALAGLAGATELMGVHHRFLGELSGGKGFDGISIALIGQNNPIGIIFAALLIGALRTGSNEMQFVGVPKHMVMIIQGIVIFLVAADRIVRTIMIRKKVTK, encoded by the coding sequence ATGAATAAAAGATTCTCTGCAATACTCATACCTATTATTTCTGTACTAATAGCACTTGCTATTTCAACAGTTATTATATTATTGATTGGTAAAAATCCACTCACTGCTTATTCAGCATTAATTAGAGGCTCTTTCGGTTCAAAACAAGCAATCGCTGATACAATAATAAAAACAACTCCATTAATATTAACTGGTCTCGCTGTTGGCTTTGGATTTAGAGCTGGGGTCTTTAATATCGGTGCAGAAGGTCAAATGGTAATGGGAGCATTGATTGCTGCAGCTTTTGCTGGAAACTTTGGATTTTTACCACCGATTATCGCTATTCCATTAACTATTTTAATAGCCATGGCAGTTGGTGCTGGCTATGCGGCAATTGCTGGATTTTTAAAGGCAAAGACCGGTGCTCATGAAGTTGTTACGACAATAATGCTCAATTGGATTGCAACTTACTTTGCATCTTACATGGTAACAGGTCCACTAAAGGTAGGGTCAGGTACACCAAAAAGTCCTGAAATTGCTAATTCTGCACAACTTCCAATATTGATGAAGGTAGGAGCCATTGAAGTTAGTGCAGGTATTATAATTGCAGTTGTTGCAGCAATTTTTATGTATATTTTACTAAATAAATCAACAACTGGATATGAAATCAAAGCAGTTGGTTTTAATCCTTATGCTGCTGAATATGGTGGAATCTCAGTATCTAAAAATATTATCCTTGCCATGGCAATTAGTGGTGCACTTGCTGGTCTTGCAGGCGCAACCGAATTAATGGGAGTTCATCACAGATTCTTAGGTGAGCTTTCTGGAGGAAAGGGTTTCGATGGTATAAGTATTGCATTAATTGGACAAAATAATCCAATTGGAATTATATTTGCTGCATTACTTATTGGAGCTCTTAGGACTGGAAGTAATGAAATGCAATTTGTTGGTGTTCCAAAACATATGGTTATGATAATTCAAGGTATTGTTATCTTTCTTGTCGCAGCCGATAGAATTGTTCGTACTATTATGATAAGAAAGAAGGTGACAAAATGA
- a CDS encoding DegV family protein: MKTKVIVDSTSDIPASWIEKYDIDIVPLYVNWTDGSSEPDNVRDEESLKEFYERLSKAEELPKTSQPSILDFQNAYKRAIEDGYDSILVLTISTKMSGTFNSARLAAQSFDIPIEVIDTRMASSIISNMARYARELLDSGMSLEEVAQKVREERENKRFHAIFFVSDFDFLAKGGRVSKFTGFVGNLLKIKVGIYINEEGEMIPFDKARGYKKAYSMILSKMEEEGIKIGQKIGLIGIHCNGKEHIDEMLKLIKERYEVVYFDYSSTGKVISTHVGIGMAGFGIEIIR; encoded by the coding sequence ATGAAAACAAAAGTTATTGTTGATAGTACATCAGATATTCCAGCATCGTGGATTGAAAAATACGATATTGATATTGTCCCACTCTATGTAAATTGGACAGATGGTAGTAGTGAACCTGATAATGTTAGAGATGAGGAAAGCTTAAAAGAATTTTATGAAAGACTTTCAAAAGCAGAAGAATTACCAAAAACATCACAACCTTCCATTTTGGATTTTCAGAATGCATATAAAAGAGCTATAGAAGATGGGTATGATAGTATTTTGGTTTTGACAATTTCTACTAAAATGTCTGGAACTTTTAATTCTGCAAGACTTGCGGCACAATCTTTTGATATTCCAATTGAGGTTATTGATACGAGAATGGCATCTTCAATAATTTCCAATATGGCAAGGTATGCAAGAGAATTACTTGATTCTGGGATGAGTCTTGAAGAAGTTGCGCAAAAAGTGAGAGAAGAGAGGGAAAATAAAAGATTTCATGCTATATTTTTTGTTTCCGATTTTGATTTTCTGGCAAAAGGTGGAAGAGTAAGTAAATTTACAGGTTTTGTTGGTAATTTGTTGAAGATAAAAGTTGGAATTTACATAAATGAGGAAGGAGAAATGATTCCTTTTGATAAAGCAAGAGGTTATAAAAAGGCATATAGTATGATTTTATCAAAAATGGAAGAAGAAGGAATAAAAATTGGTCAAAAAATAGGTTTGATAGGTATTCATTGCAATGGAAAAGAACATATTGATGAAATGCTAAAATTAATTAAAGAAAGGTATGAAGTTGTATATTTCGATTACTCTAGCACTGGAAAAGTAATATCTACACATGTTGGTATTGGAATGGCAGGTTTTGGTATAGAAATTATTAGATAA
- a CDS encoding class II glutamine amidotransferase: protein MCRMIGFSFENDKQINYLFKALQNMAKNGLKSPHSHGFGIYALTESNEVLYHKFEEPIYEKDISFPNLKIGIIHARKASPNYPIGFLQIHPFVDENGTAFCHNGTVHSLKRNNIFESDSYEYFLIVKDFKDLHDFSQRLKKFIKENEFTGVNFLMIKNNKLYAFCYFNSDPDYYTMWYSKNIISSEKLGLDFKMIKKGELLIFENGKLIFKDVII, encoded by the coding sequence ATGTGTAGAATGATTGGATTTTCATTTGAGAATGACAAACAAATTAATTATTTGTTTAAGGCACTACAAAACATGGCGAAAAATGGCTTAAAAAGTCCTCATTCACATGGCTTTGGAATTTATGCACTTACTGAAAGTAATGAGGTATTGTACCACAAATTTGAAGAACCAATTTATGAAAAAGATATCTCTTTTCCTAACTTAAAAATTGGTATAATTCACGCGAGAAAAGCTTCTCCAAACTATCCAATTGGTTTTCTTCAGATTCATCCATTTGTTGATGAAAACGGCACAGCTTTTTGTCATAACGGGACGGTACACTCATTAAAAAGAAATAACATCTTTGAAAGTGATAGCTATGAATATTTCTTAATAGTAAAAGATTTCAAAGATTTACATGATTTTTCTCAAAGATTGAAAAAATTTATTAAAGAAAACGAATTTACTGGCGTAAACTTTTTAATGATCAAAAACAACAAACTATATGCGTTTTGTTATTTTAATAGTGATCCTGATTACTATACCATGTGGTATTCTAAAAATATAATTTCATCTGAAAAATTAGGCTTAGATTTTAAAATGATTAAAAAAGGTGAACTTTTAATTTTTGAAAATGGAAAATTAATTTTCAAAGACGTTATTATTTAA
- a CDS encoding DUF4350 domain-containing protein: protein MKKWISILAILVTFLTFANIYYGNLHSHTSYSDGKLYPEDAYNYAKNYVDVLAVTDHAYYFEQLINGKTKPYLTKLAAEKATVEGEFIALQGFEWTSGIGHINVYESLQWVDRNKVSSMEGFYKWIVEHKKLGQFNHPISVFGTFNDFEYYPQADLYMNLIEVGNGNWSAGDVINDEMLKNYRIALNKGWHLGATVGQDNHKPNWGSANEGRTGIIAQYLSYDDIMSALWSRHTFGTEDKDVKVSFSYGNYIMGDIVKEPVEKATLHFEYKDYDNIDYFALISQSGTVVEAYPRSESYSTDITVEIPDGYEWYYCYIKQNDSDEIVTSPIWFQKESSIYVNNVKYNNNVILFDIYNVTSENVEAELKVVDNEHVVTTKQVSFKPYGIKFLSVNLGKLSPGDHLIKFLVNDVFIQSQEIFVKSYKKTVMIDILHENDHMDELKEFGQFLSENGYRILYSKRMLTNLKDVDILIISTPKVDGFDFSKDLLAPEIKALSEFNGEIILIPGSDETYFDLYKQKINGKVIELEALYEMFGYTKKRSVNKIIIDIGHMNDYGTAKLTKLEDFIKSLGLEISYASKLEEIDGDVLIIQNGKGYTERELENIVDFVKKGGKLIITSESDYRNGGNTKELNYILEKLGLGTRFNDDQVVDEVNNYGARYKILVNGVRLYSPCSLIVGEDAKILLESETAKNEDSDGNGDAVKVDKVVLAVEEQSGLGKVIILGKSIFSDYDFDYNKEFISNIILN, encoded by the coding sequence ATGAAAAAGTGGATTTCTATTTTAGCTATTTTAGTGACATTTTTAACATTTGCAAATATTTATTATGGAAATTTACATTCACATACTTCTTATTCTGATGGAAAACTTTATCCGGAAGATGCGTATAATTACGCAAAAAATTATGTAGATGTGCTGGCAGTAACAGATCATGCATATTATTTTGAGCAACTTATAAATGGCAAAACTAAACCCTATTTAACAAAGCTTGCTGCTGAAAAGGCAACTGTTGAAGGAGAATTTATAGCTCTTCAAGGCTTTGAATGGACTTCTGGAATAGGTCATATAAATGTGTATGAATCGTTGCAGTGGGTAGATAGAAACAAAGTAAGTTCAATGGAAGGTTTCTATAAGTGGATTGTTGAGCATAAAAAGCTTGGACAATTTAACCATCCAATTTCTGTATTTGGAACTTTTAATGATTTTGAATATTACCCTCAAGCTGATTTATATATGAATTTAATTGAGGTTGGAAATGGTAATTGGAGTGCAGGTGATGTAATAAATGATGAAATGCTTAAAAATTACAGGATAGCACTTAACAAAGGTTGGCATCTTGGCGCAACAGTTGGTCAGGATAATCATAAGCCCAACTGGGGTAGTGCAAATGAAGGAAGGACAGGAATAATTGCTCAATATTTAAGCTACGATGATATAATGAGTGCATTATGGTCAAGGCATACATTTGGAACCGAGGATAAAGATGTTAAAGTTAGTTTTAGTTATGGAAATTATATAATGGGAGATATTGTTAAAGAGCCTGTTGAAAAAGCAACTTTGCATTTTGAGTATAAAGACTACGATAATATAGATTATTTTGCGTTAATTTCTCAAAGTGGAACAGTAGTTGAAGCATATCCAAGAAGTGAATCATATTCAACTGATATTACAGTTGAAATTCCTGATGGATATGAATGGTATTACTGTTACATTAAACAAAATGATTCTGATGAAATAGTTACTTCTCCAATCTGGTTTCAAAAAGAAAGTTCTATATATGTAAATAATGTAAAGTATAACAACAATGTTATTTTATTTGATATTTATAATGTTACTAGTGAAAATGTAGAAGCCGAGCTAAAAGTTGTTGATAATGAGCACGTAGTTACAACTAAGCAGGTAAGTTTTAAACCATATGGGATAAAGTTTTTATCTGTAAATTTAGGAAAATTATCACCAGGAGATCATCTTATCAAATTTTTAGTGAATGATGTGTTTATTCAATCACAAGAAATATTTGTAAAGTCATATAAAAAGACTGTAATGATTGACATACTTCACGAAAATGATCATATGGATGAATTAAAGGAATTTGGACAATTTTTATCTGAAAATGGGTATAGGATTTTGTATTCAAAGAGAATGTTGACCAATCTAAAAGATGTGGACATTTTAATTATTTCCACTCCAAAAGTTGATGGATTTGACTTTTCAAAGGATTTATTAGCTCCTGAAATTAAAGCTTTAAGCGAATTTAATGGAGAAATTATACTAATACCAGGTAGTGATGAAACATACTTTGATCTTTACAAACAAAAAATTAATGGTAAAGTTATTGAACTTGAAGCTTTATATGAAATGTTTGGATATACTAAGAAGAGATCAGTAAATAAAATAATAATTGACATAGGACATATGAATGATTATGGTACAGCAAAACTTACAAAGCTTGAAGATTTTATAAAATCTTTGGGGCTAGAAATTAGTTATGCCAGTAAATTGGAAGAAATAGATGGAGATGTATTAATTATTCAAAATGGTAAGGGATATACTGAAAGAGAATTAGAAAATATTGTAGACTTTGTAAAAAAAGGCGGAAAACTTATAATTACAAGTGAGAGTGATTATAGAAACGGTGGAAATACTAAAGAACTTAATTACATACTTGAAAAACTAGGACTGGGTACGAGATTTAATGATGATCAAGTTGTTGATGAAGTAAACAATTATGGTGCAAGGTACAAGATTCTTGTAAATGGTGTAAGATTATATAGCCCATGCTCATTAATAGTTGGAGAAGATGCAAAAATATTGTTAGAATCTGAAACTGCAAAGAATGAAGATAGTGATGGAAATGGTGATGCTGTAAAGGTTGATAAAGTAGTTTTGGCTGTTGAAGAGCAATCAGGATTAGGTAAAGTAATAATTTTGGGAAAGTCAATATTCTCAGATTATGATTTTGACTATAACAAGGAATTTATTTCAAATATAATATTAAATTAA
- a CDS encoding queuosine precursor transporter, whose product MTNEALWLLLMLVNFGGILLFYRLMGKTGLYIWTAIATIIANIQVLKTVELFGFVATLGNIVYGTTFLVTDILSENYGKKDARKSVYVGFLSLIVMTVMMQLALYFKPDQSDFAQGALETIFSIMPRIVIASLTAYWLSQLHDIWAYHLWKNKLPQLKFLWVRNNLSTMISQFIDSFVFCFIAFWGVYELNVFWSILWTTYFFKWIVAAADTPFLYFAKYLHDKNKINELVK is encoded by the coding sequence GTGACAAACGAAGCACTCTGGCTTTTGCTAATGCTTGTAAACTTTGGAGGGATTTTGCTGTTTTACAGGCTAATGGGTAAAACTGGTTTGTATATTTGGACCGCTATTGCAACTATTATTGCAAATATTCAAGTATTAAAGACGGTAGAGTTATTTGGATTTGTTGCTACATTAGGAAACATAGTTTATGGAACAACCTTTTTAGTAACTGATATTCTATCGGAAAATTATGGAAAAAAAGATGCAAGAAAATCTGTATATGTTGGATTTTTGAGCCTTATAGTTATGACTGTTATGATGCAATTAGCTCTTTATTTTAAACCAGATCAATCAGATTTTGCACAGGGAGCTCTTGAAACTATTTTTTCAATAATGCCGAGAATTGTAATAGCTTCATTAACAGCATATTGGTTATCGCAGCTTCATGATATTTGGGCATATCATCTATGGAAAAATAAATTACCACAACTCAAATTTTTGTGGGTTAGAAACAACTTATCAACTATGATTTCACAATTTATAGATAGCTTTGTATTTTGTTTTATAGCATTCTGGGGTGTATATGAATTAAACGTTTTTTGGAGTATATTATGGACTACTTACTTTTTTAAATGGATTGTTGCAGCAGCTGATACACCGTTTTTATATTTTGCAAAATATTTGCATGATAAAAACAAGATTAATGAATTAGTAAAGTAA